In Alicyclobacillus macrosporangiidus CPP55, a single window of DNA contains:
- a CDS encoding carbohydrate ABC transporter permease has translation MARRASIGVWVIHVLLWIGVVVVAFPFVWMILSSFKSVPEFYQFHFWPKQWDLSAYRQVFTETQYGRWYLNSIVVAVVVTVSELFFASLVGYTLAKFRFRGNQLIFLLILSTMMVPTELLVIPWYVMSAQFGWVDTYWGIMFPGLMEAFGVFLMRQFMLGVPDDLLDAARIDGMSEFRIFLQVALPQVKPALSALGILSFLGNWNAYLWPVIVVSTESMRTLPIGIGMFSTADNGGLQWNVIMAMSTLAVIPIVILYFIFQKRIVEGIALTGVKG, from the coding sequence GTGGCGCGCAGAGCGAGCATCGGGGTGTGGGTCATCCACGTCCTGTTGTGGATCGGCGTCGTGGTGGTCGCATTCCCGTTCGTCTGGATGATCCTGTCGTCTTTCAAAAGCGTGCCGGAGTTCTATCAATTCCACTTCTGGCCGAAGCAGTGGGACTTGTCCGCGTATCGGCAGGTGTTTACGGAGACCCAGTACGGCCGTTGGTACCTCAACAGCATCGTGGTGGCCGTCGTCGTCACGGTGAGCGAGCTGTTCTTCGCTTCGCTCGTCGGGTACACCTTGGCCAAGTTCCGATTCCGCGGGAATCAGCTCATCTTCCTCCTCATCCTCAGCACCATGATGGTGCCGACGGAGCTGTTGGTGATCCCGTGGTACGTGATGAGCGCCCAGTTCGGCTGGGTCGACACCTACTGGGGCATCATGTTCCCGGGGCTCATGGAGGCCTTCGGGGTGTTCCTGATGCGCCAGTTCATGCTCGGCGTCCCCGACGACCTGTTGGACGCAGCACGCATCGACGGCATGTCCGAATTTCGCATCTTTCTGCAGGTCGCCCTGCCGCAGGTGAAGCCCGCCCTGTCGGCGCTCGGGATCCTGTCGTTTCTCGGCAACTGGAACGCGTATCTGTGGCCGGTCATCGTCGTGTCGACGGAGTCCATGCGCACCCTGCCCATCGGCATCGGGATGTTCTCGACGGCGGATAACGGCGGCCTGCAGTGGAACGTCATCATGGCGATGAGCACGCTCGCCGTGATCCCGATCGTGATCCTCTATTTCATCTTCCAGAAGCGCATCGTCGAGGGCATCGCCCTCACCGGCGTGAAGGGTTGA
- a CDS encoding carbohydrate ABC transporter permease: MKAVVLEPRRAPVTNRPPRMSLAARRALTAYAFLVVPVLFFVGIRILPTLYAFGMAFFTDNGHGPTLANFREMLADDTFRRALGNTLLYVVITVPAQMAFGLVLALMIGRVRHLKGFYRTVYFLPYITSVVAVSWVWRLMYDPNSGIINEVLGWFHIPAQLWLRDPHEALLAVSIVMIWQNAGFAMLIFMAGLEAIPRSFLEAARVDGAGAWQTFRWVTWPLLNPTLVFLAVTGVISALQTFTQIENLTGGSGGQAGGPLNSTVSMVVYVYNAGFNDFNLQYASAVTVVLFILILLVTLVQLKVLNRAYEY, translated from the coding sequence CGGCGTACGCATTCCTCGTGGTGCCCGTCCTGTTCTTCGTGGGCATCCGCATTCTGCCCACCCTGTACGCATTCGGGATGGCGTTTTTCACCGACAACGGCCACGGGCCGACGCTCGCCAACTTCCGGGAGATGCTGGCGGACGACACGTTCCGGCGGGCGCTCGGCAATACGCTTCTGTACGTCGTGATCACGGTCCCGGCGCAGATGGCCTTCGGACTGGTGTTGGCCCTGATGATCGGGCGGGTACGGCATCTGAAGGGGTTTTACCGGACGGTGTACTTCTTGCCGTACATCACCTCCGTGGTCGCGGTCAGCTGGGTGTGGCGCCTGATGTACGATCCCAATTCCGGCATCATCAACGAGGTGCTGGGCTGGTTCCACATCCCGGCGCAGCTGTGGCTGCGCGACCCGCACGAGGCGCTGTTGGCGGTCAGCATCGTGATGATCTGGCAAAACGCCGGATTCGCCATGCTCATTTTCATGGCCGGGCTCGAGGCCATCCCGCGGAGCTTTTTGGAGGCGGCCCGGGTGGACGGCGCCGGGGCCTGGCAGACGTTCCGTTGGGTCACCTGGCCGCTGCTCAATCCGACTCTCGTCTTTCTCGCCGTCACCGGGGTCATCAGCGCGCTCCAGACCTTCACGCAGATCGAGAACCTGACCGGGGGCAGCGGTGGACAGGCCGGCGGGCCGCTCAACAGCACGGTGAGCATGGTGGTGTACGTGTACAACGCCGGCTTCAACGACTTCAACCTGCAGTACGCGTCGGCCGTGACGGTGGTCCTGTTCATTCTCATCCTGCTGGTGACCCTGGTGCAGTTGAAGGTGTTGAACCGGGCGTACGAGTATTGA